The Meiothermus sp. CFH 77666 genome has a segment encoding these proteins:
- the tsaE gene encoding tRNA (adenosine(37)-N6)-threonylcarbamoyltransferase complex ATPase subunit type 1 TsaE — protein MHLESLEDTRTLARQLVQSLPEGTLVLLTGPMGVGKTTLVKFMAEALGFKGEVTSPTYTLIHEYPTPQGLVVHIDAYRMADQEELYNLGLEDYLPEARLVLIEWGRPEVFPDSLEVHLESTEQGRRVKLIPHGHAPAVVFG, from the coding sequence GTGCACCTGGAGAGCCTCGAGGACACCCGCACCCTTGCCCGACAACTCGTTCAGAGCTTGCCGGAGGGAACCCTGGTATTGCTGACGGGGCCGATGGGCGTCGGCAAGACTACCCTGGTGAAATTCATGGCCGAGGCCCTGGGATTCAAAGGCGAGGTGACCAGCCCCACCTATACCCTGATTCACGAGTACCCCACCCCCCAGGGCCTGGTGGTACATATTGATGCCTACCGCATGGCCGACCAGGAGGAGCTCTACAACCTGGGCCTCGAGGACTACCTGCCCGAGGCCCGCCTGGTGCTAATTGAGTGGGGCAGGCCCGAGGTGTTTCCCGATAGCCTGGAAGTTCATCTCGAGTCCACCGAACAAGGGCGCCGCGTCAAGTTGATTCCCCACGGCCATGCGCCAGCGGTAGTTTTTGGATAG
- a CDS encoding TCR/Tet family MFS transporter — MPSARTASISFILISVLINVMGLGLVIPVLPKLIETLAGSVEAGARLNGLFFAVYAVMQFAFGPILGMLSDRYGRRPVLLASLVGTGIDYLIAALTQSIWVLFLARVIAGALGASLSTANAYIADISRPEERARNFGLIGATFGMGFVLGPVVGGVLGNIDLRLPFYFAAGLAFLNFLYGYFVLPESLKPENRSHQARSLNPFTALSILGQTPILRGLAFSLSLIFLAFGALQSVWVLYTAYKFAWKPLEVGFSLFLVGLGGVIVQAGLVKPIVARLGERRALILAQSMGIFSFTLYGLATQGWMMYAIIALAALSNLGQPLIQSFLTREVSPKEQGTLQGALAGAQSLTVAAGGLLGGFLFSLVARPEIAPWLVGLPFFVGALLYLTAVTNTVRLFHTTPEAKASA, encoded by the coding sequence ATGCCTTCTGCTCGAACCGCCTCCATATCGTTCATCCTGATTTCGGTGCTTATCAACGTGATGGGACTGGGGCTGGTTATACCGGTGCTGCCCAAGCTGATCGAGACCCTGGCGGGCAGTGTGGAGGCCGGGGCGCGGCTCAACGGTCTCTTTTTTGCGGTGTATGCGGTGATGCAGTTTGCCTTTGGCCCCATTCTGGGCATGCTTTCCGACCGCTACGGGCGGCGTCCGGTGTTGCTGGCCTCGCTGGTGGGCACCGGCATCGATTATCTGATTGCGGCCCTGACGCAGTCTATCTGGGTGCTGTTTTTGGCTCGAGTCATCGCCGGGGCCCTGGGCGCCAGCCTCTCCACTGCCAACGCCTACATTGCCGACATCTCCAGGCCTGAAGAGCGGGCCCGCAACTTTGGCCTGATTGGGGCCACGTTCGGGATGGGCTTTGTGCTGGGGCCGGTGGTGGGCGGGGTGCTGGGCAACATTGACCTGCGCCTGCCCTTCTACTTTGCCGCCGGACTGGCCTTTCTCAACTTTCTGTATGGTTACTTTGTACTGCCCGAATCGCTCAAACCGGAAAACCGCAGCCACCAAGCCAGATCGCTCAATCCCTTCACGGCCCTCTCGATTCTGGGCCAGACCCCCATCCTGCGCGGCCTGGCCTTCAGCCTCTCGCTGATCTTTCTGGCTTTTGGGGCCTTGCAAAGCGTGTGGGTGCTGTACACGGCCTACAAGTTTGCCTGGAAGCCTTTAGAGGTGGGCTTTTCGCTGTTTCTGGTGGGACTGGGAGGGGTGATCGTGCAGGCCGGGCTGGTCAAGCCCATTGTGGCCCGGCTGGGGGAGCGCCGAGCGCTCATCCTGGCGCAGAGCATGGGCATTTTTTCCTTCACCCTGTACGGCCTGGCCACCCAGGGCTGGATGATGTACGCCATCATTGCCCTGGCAGCTTTAAGCAACCTGGGCCAGCCCCTTATTCAATCCTTCCTGACCCGCGAGGTCTCGCCCAAGGAGCAGGGAACTTTGCAGGGTGCGCTGGCCGGCGCACAGAGCCTCACGGTGGCGGCGGGGGGGTTGTTGGGGGGCTTCCTGTTCTCGTTGGTCGCCAGGCCGGAGATTGCGCCCTGGCTGGTGGGCCTGCCCTTTTTTGTGGGGGCCTTGCTGTATCTGACCGCAGTGACCAATACCGTGCGGCTTTTTCACACCACCCCGGAGGCCAAAGCTTCCGCGTGA
- a CDS encoding macro domain-containing protein translates to MAQVHIAQGDITEFVGDAIVNAANNHLILGAGVAGAIRRKGGPSIQEECNRHGPIRVGEAALTGAGQLPVRYVIHAAAMGDEPASLETVRQATQAALRLALEKNLHRVAFPLLGTGVAGLPVQEVAEVMLAELLAAPNSLEVTLYGFTESDVQTLRQVLEHFKIP, encoded by the coding sequence ATGGCCCAGGTTCACATTGCTCAGGGCGACATTACCGAGTTCGTGGGCGACGCCATCGTGAATGCCGCCAACAATCACCTGATCCTGGGCGCCGGGGTCGCAGGGGCCATCCGGCGCAAAGGCGGCCCCAGTATCCAGGAAGAGTGCAACCGACACGGCCCCATACGGGTTGGCGAGGCCGCCCTGACCGGGGCCGGGCAGTTGCCGGTGCGCTATGTGATTCATGCGGCGGCCATGGGCGATGAGCCCGCCAGCCTGGAAACCGTTCGCCAGGCAACCCAGGCGGCCCTGCGCCTGGCACTGGAAAAAAACCTGCACAGGGTAGCCTTTCCACTGCTTGGAACCGGCGTGGCCGGACTCCCCGTCCAGGAGGTGGCCGAGGTCATGCTGGCCGAGTTGCTCGCAGCCCCCAACTCACTGGAAGTGACCCTGTATGGTTTCACCGAGTCCGATGTGCAGACTCTAAGGCAGGTTCTCGAGCACTTCAAAATACCCTAG
- a CDS encoding C45 family peptidase: MLPYLQLSGSPYDQGLKQGAALADRIAHNLEVYFHRFEVECKLSPNQARERGARYLEAIRQQSPAYAEGIEGIAAGSGQPLVDIATLNVRYEIVYHQFGHEAPNGCTAFALLPGHSKDGNLWMGQNWDWMEGVQGALQHITEPDGTRVLAFTEAGIFGGKIGLNSHGLGLCINGLVSVGDNWAGLGKPFHLRTYQALRQKTLEEAKAAILESPRTASGNFLIGQGAQAVDIEVSPSAVALWEDERQLVHANHYLAPERFGIEVPPIEWLDRSHHRALRLSLRLGEVEKPGLDDLKAALSDRDGAPYAVCRTASPEEYALGEPYRTVASVIMNLGTLELWVSDGPPHENPYVRYKV, encoded by the coding sequence ATGTTGCCCTACCTTCAACTTTCGGGTTCTCCTTACGATCAAGGCCTGAAACAAGGCGCTGCCCTGGCAGACCGGATTGCCCACAACCTGGAGGTCTACTTCCACCGTTTCGAGGTTGAGTGCAAACTTTCTCCGAACCAAGCCCGCGAACGGGGTGCGCGGTACCTCGAGGCCATCCGGCAACAAAGCCCGGCCTATGCAGAGGGCATCGAAGGCATTGCGGCGGGGTCTGGCCAGCCCCTGGTGGATATCGCCACCCTCAACGTGCGCTACGAGATTGTTTATCACCAGTTTGGCCACGAGGCCCCCAACGGCTGTACGGCGTTTGCCCTGCTGCCCGGCCACAGCAAAGATGGCAACCTGTGGATGGGCCAGAACTGGGACTGGATGGAAGGGGTGCAGGGGGCGCTGCAACACATCACCGAGCCCGACGGTACACGGGTGCTGGCCTTTACCGAGGCGGGCATCTTTGGTGGCAAGATTGGCCTCAACTCCCACGGGCTGGGGCTGTGCATCAACGGCCTGGTCTCGGTGGGTGACAACTGGGCCGGGCTGGGCAAGCCTTTTCACCTGCGAACCTATCAGGCCCTGCGGCAAAAAACGCTGGAAGAGGCCAAAGCTGCTATTCTCGAAAGCCCCCGCACGGCTTCGGGCAACTTTCTGATCGGGCAGGGAGCGCAGGCAGTGGATATCGAGGTTTCGCCCAGCGCGGTTGCCCTCTGGGAGGACGAACGCCAGCTGGTGCACGCCAACCACTACCTGGCCCCCGAACGCTTTGGCATCGAGGTGCCGCCCATCGAGTGGCTCGACCGCTCGCACCACCGGGCCCTCCGCCTGAGCCTGCGGCTCGGCGAAGTGGAAAAGCCGGGCCTGGACGACCTGAAAGCGGCCCTCTCCGACCGGGATGGTGCACCTTATGCGGTCTGCCGCACCGCCAGCCCGGAAGAGTACGCGCTGGGCGAGCCCTATCGCACGGTGGCCTCGGTCATCATGAATCTGGGTACCCTGGAGCTGTGGGTTTCCGACGGCCCGCCGCACGAGAACCCCTACGTGCGCTATAAGGTTTAG
- a CDS encoding metallophosphoesterase family protein: MHYVVGDIHGCLQTLIRLLQREGFLGEALEWTGGQAQLWFLGDYTDRGPNGIGVIELLMRLEGEAAAAGGGVHALLGNHDLMLLAAHHFTQVEIPSFKRQGQRITFYEIWQRVGGKEPDFERLNETHIEWLRQRPALALVGGTLLMHADSLFYLEYGDNLEQINRSLGDILRSDRVEAWDTLAEQFASRFSFLNGGIALTEEFLGQLGASRLIHGHTPIYSLIGYAPQMVLYPLEYNDGLCFNVDHCLWNGGPGFVFGLEESR; encoded by the coding sequence TTCACGGCTGTCTGCAAACCCTGATCCGGTTGTTGCAGCGCGAGGGGTTTTTGGGAGAAGCCCTCGAGTGGACGGGCGGGCAGGCCCAGCTCTGGTTCCTGGGCGACTATACCGACCGGGGCCCCAATGGCATCGGCGTGATTGAGCTCTTGATGCGCCTCGAGGGCGAGGCTGCCGCTGCCGGGGGGGGCGTACATGCCCTTTTGGGCAACCACGACCTGATGCTGCTGGCCGCACACCACTTTACCCAGGTCGAAATTCCCAGCTTCAAGCGCCAGGGGCAGCGCATTACTTTTTACGAAATCTGGCAGCGGGTGGGCGGCAAAGAGCCCGACTTCGAGCGCCTGAACGAGACCCATATCGAATGGCTGCGCCAGCGCCCGGCCCTGGCCCTGGTGGGGGGCACCCTTCTGATGCACGCCGATAGTCTGTTTTACCTGGAGTACGGCGACAACCTGGAGCAAATCAATCGCAGCCTGGGCGATATTTTGCGCTCGGACAGGGTCGAGGCGTGGGACACGCTGGCCGAGCAGTTTGCCAGCCGGTTCTCGTTCCTGAACGGAGGCATTGCCCTGACCGAAGAATTCCTGGGGCAACTCGGCGCAAGCCGCCTGATCCACGGCCACACGCCCATCTACAGCCTGATTGGCTATGCCCCCCAGATGGTGCTCTACCCGCTCGAGTACAACGATGGCCTGTGTTTTAACGTAGACCACTGCCTGTGGAACGGGGGGCCGGGCTTTGTGTTTGGGCTCGAGGAAAGCAGGTAG